cacacacacacacacacacacacacacacacacacacgtctctcGAGCTGTGATTAAATTCAAAATGCAAACAAAGCTCTGGAAGTAAATGTGTGGTTTTTGTGTGACCTGCTCTCTTCAGGTGCTGCGTACTGTCAGTTCATGGACATGCTGTTTCCAGGCTGCATATTGATGAAGAAAGTCAAGTTCAACGCTAAACTGGAACATGAATACATTCACAATTTCAAGGTTTTACAGGCTGCGTTCAAGAGGATGAATGTGGACAAGGTGAGAGCACTGCTGGGTAAGCAGTAAGTAGACGTCAAAAGAAAAGGGTCCTTGCACTGAAAACACCACCTGCTTACCGTCTTGGCCTTCATATTGCCATTGAGACAATACTAATACACTGTACTTAATGTTACACCTTTCATAGCTTTTCAATATCTTCTTCTCACTGAATCCCCTCAGTTAAAGACACTTCTACTACAGTATTTACTATTTATAATACGCTCATTCAgtatttcattttccattttttcatcAATGTTACACAGAACTTTCACGGATAATGTAACGATCCTATAGGCTGATGTTGTTTTTTGGGAATCATTTGTGATGGAGTAGAGGCTCCAAAGACTAAAATACCAGAATCCGGTCAGAGGTACAAATCACAGCAGTAGCAAATTGAAAAAGCTGCATCATTGAATTTTTAATCAAAACAACATGCTGTAATCGCTGATGTTCTGTTTATTCCAAATCTGACCCAGAATTCATAATTGATTTAAGCTGTAGGATATGTTTCCAGTTGTGTTGTTAGTGATGCACTTAACAGAGTTTTAAGCTCagagattgatttttttttttttttttttttaccaatgtACCACTGGGAGTTGTATTTAACTTCTCAACTTGCAATTTTGCAGACTTCAGCTTTTTTAACCAGATATTTTCTAACAtggtttttcattttgttgtacTGATAATTTAAATAGGATCATTTTATGCTGGTCAAAGCCATAGAAATGCTCCAGCTGTCAGTCACATCACAGTGCTGATGCAGAAAGTGGAGGAGACTTTAACTTTTAGCCGCCAGGGAGCCTGAAATAGCACATTTACACTTTCAGCTCTATTATTAGTTTCTGTTCATCACTTTATCCAAAAAAAGGCCTAATTAcaatttgaaatataaaatagtgaCCCACAATCTCAAGTTCGTCTCTCAGTCTTCAGGGCAGTGGGTTTCTTGGCATTTCTACCATGACTATTAAATACATACTCAGATGTGGTCTTTTCTATGTTTTAATAATCATAACAGATTGTCatcacattctctctctctctctctctctctctctctctctctctctctctctctctctccctctctctctctctctctctccctcctccttcgtGTCCGTCAGATCATTCCTGTGGAGAGGTTGGTGAAGGGGAAGTTCCAGGACAACTTTGAGTTCCTTCAGTGGTTTAAGAAGTTTTTCGACGCCAACTATGACGGGAAAGAATACGACCCTCTACAGCAACGGCAGGGCCAGGATGGCACGCCACCTCCGCCCAGCCAAGGTacgacacacacaaacatacacacacaagtgtaTAAGACGCTGTCAGCTGTGTGAAAACATGCTTCATTTCATTGCCTGTCACCTCTTCATGCAACCACATCCCCACCTCTAACCCAGGTGAACCCATTCTCCACAAACCTAAAAGACCCATTCGCTCAGGTAACATCCCCTCCAtctggcatgtgtgtgtgtgtgtgtgtgtctgtgtgtatctgtgtgtgtttgtcaatGCTTGCAGAGAGTCATACGCACATTCACTCAGTGTGTCATTTCTGGATTGGTCTGCTCTGACTTTTTGTGGGCATTGAATGCATCACAGTAGTTGTGTGTAGCTGCAAAGTTTGAAACAGGCATATTACACAGTATATTTACAGAATAGATACAGGAAGAGcaccaataataataaagaacaataaattaTAAGAACGTTAACAAGAACTGTGAATAATAGGAGACAATAGACAATATAAAAAATGGGAACAATTGACcagaggaattaaaaaaaataatagcaGTATAAAATCGGTATAATCAGAATGATAAAAATACACAAGTGAGATTTTGATTGATGTATtttgaagtgaaaaaaaatcaaactattTCATAGCTGAAATACTATTATAGCATTTTCATAGTAAGGAGTAATCTGTacgtgtttgtgaatgtgtgtgtttgctcttgTACTTCTGTCTTTGTGAGATAGAAGtaattgtgttttaaagagGAAACCTCTGCAAAGGGAGGAGATTGTTAGAGCTGTGATGATTAGTTGACCAGTTGATTAGTTGATAGTCATGATTGAAATGCACCAGCAActgttttaataatcaattaatgttTCAGTCATTCttcaagcaaaaatgctaaatattttatatattccaATTTTTCAAAAGTGAAGATTTGTCCTTGTCAGATACATTAACAATTTAGGCCGTTAGGCAGGCAAAATAAGCAATTTGAAGCTTCTAAGAAattgtaaatgttattttttacattCTATAGTCTAAATGATGAATCAACTAATGGAGAAAATCATCAGCAGttaaattgataatgaaaataatcatagAAATTACGACTTTTGACATggcattttgttttttcctcatctCATGAAGAGGCTGGTTAACGGTTGTGACTTTAGAAGTGGGTAAAGTTTGAGctcatatttatttacacatgtaagaaaacactgatgtaaaacataaaaagtaaatatgtaACCTGGTCATAGTTATGCATGTAAAATGCAAGTTAAGCATGAGTGGCTACTTAAAATAAAGTGTACCTGTTAACTCAGACTGAACCCTGACGGACGactgaaaaaaaagcatctaTAGCCAATCTGGTGCATAGATCCTATTGGAGTCAGTGGATACtaaatacgtgtgtgtgtgtgtttgtttctgtcttcCAGGCCCCATGAGAACATCTCCCACAGTACCGAAGACTGTCCCCACCCCACAGAGGCAGGTCAATGTGCCAGCCCCCCGCAGGAGCGCTCCTGTGACCCGCAACGGAGGAGATGCTGAACTCATGGAGCTCAACCAGCAGGTACCACTGCTGTCATTTATTCAGCCGTTTCTAATAACACCCACCTATAGTTCCCCACCTTTGCCAGCTCCCCTGTGCAGCTCACccattaaaaatgcatcatcaCAACAGGGTTCAGGGATTAGGAGTCTGACTCAGCATATTTTAAAGTCTgttaataacatttatttaatatattaatgaaaaataagatGTTTTACAGATATTGTCCTCCTCTATCATAGCAGTGCATGGCAGTGATGTTTTAATTAACGGAGTGTCTATTTGCATCCCTGGTATAAACAGCCTCGCCCACGCAGCTGAGCTATTTGCACCCTAGACGTATAACAACGTGAAAACATGGAGGATATTCATCTTCCACGCCAGCAGAAAAGGGCGAATTTAGAAAGGTTTCATctctaatgtttgttttaaagacatttctgacGGGAAAGTTGTTCATAATCTTTCCTCAGTGAACGCATACAAGCGTCAGTTTGTCAGTTAGAAATTATTTGTCGCCAATATCTATCTTCCGTATTAGTAAACATATTGGGCTGTCACATTGCTACGTAGGAACAAACCCGTGGTGTAATGAGTAGAATATCTGTCGTTAGTGCAAGACACAAAGGTTCGATTCTTTGCAGCAGCAGTTATGTATTGATAATGTTTTTAGTGGAAAAACTCATTTTCATAACTTTAAGTAAATGCATCCAACCCAAAAATATCTGAATTTACAACCTTCAGTTTGTTATATGATGGAAATCAAATCTTGACAGACAAGTCTATGGTTGTCATGGATACGAAATACATTTCAGACCTCTCAAGTCTCTGGCATTAGCCCTGAGACACATGCATTTCAAGCTGCTCTGACATTTTTTCACgctgagaagtgatagatcTCACCAGACAGAAATGATTATATGATGTACAGAAGAGAACAGAGACGTATATTTATCCCGCTGTCTCAGTGGGATACAGGAGTCTTCCGCATATCTCCAGGATGCTCTCCTCCAACACTCGGTCCTGCAGCATGCACTCCTAATTGTACTGGGGTGCAAATAGCATACACCAAGACGGGTGCAAATAGAACATTTTGCTATATATACCAGGGTACAAATAGCATCCACTTCTAATTGTGCTGGGGTGCAAATAGCCTTTGCCTTTAATTAATGTCACTCTGTAGTTACTCACACCACTAATATCTTTTGTAGGTATATTACAGTAATTACTAGAGACTTCAGCTTCTTGACCTACCTCTGTATCATTTTTGTCTCTACACACAGCTGCTGGACCTGAAGCTGACTGTAGACGGgctggagaaggagagagacttCTATTTCGGAAAGCTGAGAGACATTGAGCTCATCTGCCAGGACGGCGGAGACGAAACCAACCCGGTCATCAACAAAATCATGGAAGTACTTTACGCTACAGAGGTAAATACAATATCAACGCTTGTATATGCAGCAACAAAATATTACAGGTTTACAGCTTCATACTATCATGAAGTAATAGCAGCCTGGATCTGCCTGAGCTCAACCTCATTCTGGAGccacatctttttatttttggtgtATAAATGATAGAAGACTGCTTCCTGATTTGTTTTCCTTCACACTGAAAGTTGACTTTTATCTCAGACTGTCAGAAGTGTTGATTTAACTCTGTGATCATATTTGAGTCAATTCTTTGTAATGTTATATGTCTTTTTATGTGAGGGTCTTTCATTCATCacagcttcttttctttttttgacgtTTGCCCTTGATCCATCACAGCATTTAGTATTTAACTGTGTTGATGACTCACACAGAACAAATACCAAATAGCAGTATGTGTAAGATGCAATAGAGGACTGATGATTACCTATTTTAGAAGTGAAGTTTCAAGGCCTGAGGGACAAAATAGAAGCGATCGAACAGGCTCACATGTTAAGacctgacacttttttttttttgcaggatgGATTTGCACCCCCAGATGATGAAGAAATCGATGAAGGGGCACAAGCAGACCAGGAGGAGTTCTGAGCTCATCCTCTTCACCATCCCCATCTGTGATcatctgtcctcctccttccaGCTCCCTCACCCTTTAACCTCCCTAATCATAATTGTCATCTTTCTCCCACCCCTCTTCGTTCCCCCCTTGTCTTTTAATTTCTTCAATCTCTCCTTACTTTTTCCATCTTGTTTGAGGCTGTCCATATCCATGAcgactgtgtttttttttttgtacagcctAGCTTCCAAAAACTCCTACTAGTAAAGGACACTTTGCCCAGACCTGTCTGGACTAGCCCAGCAGCCTATGTTGGCTTATTTGACTGCTTCTCACCTGTTAGCAGAGACGACAGCTGCACTGCAGGGCTGCAGAGTCTGTCAGAGGTTTAAGGTTAATAGCAATGAGATTACAGGGATCCAGCACTGACAGCCTGGAGCCAACAGTGCTATCAATCGGTGTGTCTGAAGAGGCAGGTCACTTTCTCTCACCGTTGCACTCTGATtggtgaaaacacacacactcacgcgc
This genomic interval from Scomber japonicus isolate fScoJap1 chromosome 17, fScoJap1.pri, whole genome shotgun sequence contains the following:
- the LOC128376762 gene encoding microtubule-associated protein RP/EB family member 3-like isoform X1, which codes for MAVNVYSTSMTIENLSRHDMLAWVNDSLQLTYTKIEQLGSGAAYCQFMDMLFPGCILMKKVKFNAKLEHEYIHNFKVLQAAFKRMNVDKIIPVERLVKGKFQDNFEFLQWFKKFFDANYDGKEYDPLQQRQGQDGTPPPPSQGEPILHKPKRPIRSGPMRTSPTVPKTVPTPQRQVNVPAPRRSAPVTRNGGDAELMELNQQLLDLKLTVDGLEKERDFYFGKLRDIELICQDGGDETNPVINKIMEVLYATEDGFAPPDDEEIDEGAQADQEEF
- the LOC128376762 gene encoding microtubule-associated protein RP/EB family member 3-like isoform X2, which translates into the protein MAVNVYSTSMTIENLSRHDMLAWVNDSLQLTYTKIEQLGSGAAYCQFMDMLFPGCILMKKVKFNAKLEHEYIHNFKVLQAAFKRMNVDKIIPVERLVKGKFQDNFEFLQWFKKFFDANYDGKEYDPLQQRQGQDGTPPPPSQGPMRTSPTVPKTVPTPQRQVNVPAPRRSAPVTRNGGDAELMELNQQLLDLKLTVDGLEKERDFYFGKLRDIELICQDGGDETNPVINKIMEVLYATEDGFAPPDDEEIDEGAQADQEEF